One Streptomyces sp. NBC_01217 genomic region harbors:
- the qcrB gene encoding cytochrome bc1 complex cytochrome b subunit, translating into MSTATDTQRKAPAGERVADWADGRLGIYSLAKSNMRKIFPDHWSFMLGEIALYSFIIIILTGVYLTLFFHPSMNEVVYHGSYEPMQGIRMSEAYASTLDISFDVRGGLLVRQIHHWAALIFLAGMFVHMMRVFFTGAFRKPREINWLFGFLLFVLGMFTGFTGYSLPDDLLSGTGVRFTQGAILSMPIVGTYISMFLFGGEFPGHDFVARFYSIHILLLPGIMLGLLVAHLILVFYHKHTQFAGPGRTNKNVVGMPLLPVYMAKAGGFFFLVFGIIAVISAIASINPIWAIGPYRPDQVSTGAQPDWYMGFAEGLIRVMPGWEINLWGHTLVLGVFIPLMAFGLVLAIIAVYPFVESWVTGDKREHHILDRPRNAPTRTAFGVAWITEYVIVFIGGGNDLWATHFHLSLNAISWFVRIFIFVGPVIAFIATRRICLGLQRRDKEKVLHGRESGIIKRLPHGEFVEIHEPLGPEQLHTLTAHEQYKPVEIGPTVDENGVERKVPALQKLRARLSKGYYGEDNQIAKPTTEEYKEITSGHGHH; encoded by the coding sequence ATGAGTACTGCGACCGACACACAGCGCAAAGCGCCCGCCGGTGAGCGGGTGGCCGACTGGGCGGACGGCCGGCTCGGGATCTACTCCCTGGCCAAGTCCAACATGCGCAAGATCTTCCCGGACCACTGGTCCTTCATGCTCGGTGAGATCGCCCTCTACAGCTTCATCATCATCATCCTCACGGGTGTGTATCTGACGCTGTTCTTCCACCCGAGCATGAACGAGGTCGTGTACCACGGCTCGTACGAGCCGATGCAGGGCATCCGGATGTCCGAGGCCTACGCCTCGACGCTGGACATCAGCTTCGACGTCCGCGGTGGTCTCCTGGTCCGCCAGATCCACCACTGGGCCGCGCTGATCTTCCTGGCCGGCATGTTCGTGCACATGATGCGCGTCTTCTTCACGGGTGCGTTCCGCAAGCCGCGTGAGATCAACTGGCTGTTCGGCTTCCTGCTGTTCGTGCTGGGCATGTTCACCGGCTTCACCGGCTACTCGCTCCCGGACGACCTGCTCTCCGGTACGGGTGTCCGCTTCACCCAGGGCGCGATCCTGTCGATGCCGATCGTCGGCACGTACATCTCGATGTTCCTGTTCGGCGGAGAGTTCCCCGGCCACGACTTCGTCGCCCGGTTCTACTCGATCCACATCCTGCTGCTGCCGGGCATCATGCTCGGCCTGCTGGTGGCGCACCTGATCCTGGTCTTCTACCACAAGCACACGCAGTTCGCGGGTCCCGGCCGCACCAACAAGAACGTGGTCGGCATGCCGCTGCTGCCGGTGTACATGGCGAAGGCCGGCGGCTTCTTCTTCCTGGTCTTCGGCATCATCGCCGTCATCTCGGCGATCGCCTCGATCAACCCGATCTGGGCCATCGGCCCCTACCGTCCGGACCAGGTGTCCACCGGCGCCCAGCCCGACTGGTACATGGGCTTCGCCGAGGGTCTGATCCGAGTGATGCCGGGCTGGGAGATCAACCTCTGGGGTCACACGCTCGTCCTGGGTGTGTTCATCCCGCTGATGGCCTTCGGACTGGTGCTCGCGATCATCGCGGTCTACCCGTTCGTCGAGTCCTGGGTCACCGGCGACAAGCGCGAGCACCACATCCTGGACCGCCCGCGCAACGCCCCGACCCGGACGGCCTTCGGCGTCGCCTGGATCACCGAGTACGTCATCGTCTTCATCGGCGGTGGCAACGACCTGTGGGCCACGCACTTCCACCTGTCGCTGAACGCCATCTCCTGGTTCGTCCGGATCTTCATCTTCGTCGGCCCGGTCATCGCGTTCATCGCCACCAGGCGGATCTGCCTCGGCCTCCAGCGCCGCGACAAGGAGAAGGTGCTGCACGGGCGCGAGTCCGGCATCATCAAGCGCCTGCCGCACGGTGAGTTCGTCGAGATCCACGAGCCGCTCGGCCCCGAGCAGCTGCACACGCTCACCGCGCACGAGCAGTACAAGCCGGTCGAGATCGGCCCGACGGTCGACGAGAACGGTGTCGAGCGCAAGGTGCCCGCGCTGCAGAAGCTGCGGGCCAGGCTCAGCAAGGGCTACTACGGCGAGGACAACCAGATCGCCAAGCCCACCACCGAGGAGTACAAGGAGATCACCAGCGGCCACGGCCACCACTGA
- the qcrA gene encoding cytochrome bc1 complex Rieske iron-sulfur subunit, producing the protein MSSQEIPDENLPAEQDPAHGAVKVADDPFADPGLPAHKPRIQDIDERAAKRSERAVAFMFTLSMLATIGFIASYVIFPVDEIVYIWPFGHVSALNFSLGLTLGVALFTIGAGAVHWARTLMSDVEVADDRHAIEAEPEVKAKVLADFAAGAEESAFGRRKLIRNTLFGALALVPLSGVVLLRDLGPLPEKKLRNTLWAKGKQLINMNTMEPLRPEDVAVGSLTFAMPEGLEEHDEDFQNQIAKAALMIIRIQPENIKDPREREWAHEGIVAFSKICTHVGCPISLYEQQTHHVLCPCHQSTFDLSDGARVIFGPAGHALPQLRIGVNSEGNLEALGDFEEPVGPAFWERG; encoded by the coding sequence ATGAGTAGCCAAGAGATTCCAGACGAGAACCTGCCCGCTGAGCAGGACCCCGCGCACGGCGCGGTCAAGGTCGCGGACGACCCGTTCGCCGACCCGGGGCTGCCGGCCCACAAGCCGCGCATCCAGGACATCGACGAACGGGCCGCGAAGCGCTCCGAGCGCGCCGTCGCGTTCATGTTCACGCTGTCCATGCTGGCGACGATCGGCTTCATCGCCTCCTACGTCATCTTCCCGGTCGACGAGATCGTGTACATCTGGCCCTTCGGCCATGTGAGCGCGCTCAACTTCTCCCTGGGTCTGACCCTGGGCGTGGCCCTCTTCACCATCGGCGCAGGCGCCGTCCACTGGGCGCGCACCCTGATGTCCGACGTGGAGGTCGCCGACGACCGGCACGCCATCGAGGCCGAGCCCGAGGTCAAGGCGAAGGTCCTCGCGGACTTCGCGGCAGGTGCCGAGGAGTCCGCGTTCGGACGGCGCAAGCTGATCCGCAACACCCTGTTCGGTGCGCTGGCCCTGGTGCCGCTCTCCGGCGTGGTGCTGCTGCGCGACCTCGGTCCGCTGCCGGAGAAGAAGCTCCGCAACACCCTGTGGGCCAAGGGCAAGCAGCTCATCAACATGAACACGATGGAGCCGCTTCGTCCCGAGGACGTCGCCGTCGGTTCGCTGACCTTCGCCATGCCCGAGGGCCTGGAGGAGCACGACGAGGACTTCCAGAACCAGATCGCCAAGGCCGCCCTGATGATCATCCGCATCCAGCCGGAGAACATCAAGGACCCGCGCGAGCGCGAGTGGGCCCACGAGGGAATCGTGGCCTTCTCCAAGATCTGCACCCACGTCGGCTGCCCGATCAGCCTGTACGAGCAGCAGACGCACCACGTGCTCTGCCCGTGCCACCAGTCCACCTTCGACCTCTCCGACGGCGCCCGCGTCATCTTCGGTCCGGCCGGTCACGCCCTTCCGCAGCTGCGGATCGGCGTGAACAGCGAGGGCAACCTCGAGGCGCTCGGTGACTTCGAAGAGCCCGTCGGTCCTGCATTCTGGGAGCGCGGATGA
- the qcrC gene encoding cytochrome bc1 complex diheme cytochrome c subunit, whose product MKKLSARRRHPLAAVVVLLLALAATGGLYAAFAPASKAQADETAQSLAIDEGKKLYSVGCASCHGTGGQGTSDGPSLVGVGSAAVDFQVGTGRMPAQQPGAQVPKKKVIYNQAEIDQLAAYVASLGAGPIVPSKSQVSPDGADIAKGGDLFRTNCAQCHNFTGEGGALTNGKYAPSLEGVDPKHMYEAMQTGPQSMPSFPDTTLPEQEKRDIIAYVQTVNSAQSESPGGLKLGGLGPVSEGLFAWIFGLGALIAVAIWVAAHTAKAKKS is encoded by the coding sequence GTGAAAAAGCTCTCCGCACGACGACGCCATCCGTTGGCGGCGGTCGTCGTACTACTCCTCGCGCTGGCGGCCACTGGGGGGCTGTACGCCGCGTTTGCGCCCGCGAGTAAGGCGCAGGCCGACGAAACCGCCCAGTCCCTCGCCATCGACGAGGGCAAGAAGCTGTACTCCGTCGGTTGCGCCAGCTGCCACGGAACCGGCGGTCAGGGCACCTCCGACGGGCCGAGCCTGGTCGGCGTGGGCTCCGCCGCCGTGGACTTCCAGGTCGGTACGGGCCGTATGCCGGCACAGCAGCCGGGCGCCCAGGTGCCGAAGAAGAAGGTCATCTACAACCAGGCCGAGATCGACCAGCTCGCGGCGTACGTCGCGTCGCTCGGCGCCGGTCCGATCGTTCCGAGCAAGAGCCAGGTCAGCCCTGACGGTGCGGACATCGCCAAGGGTGGCGACCTGTTCCGTACCAACTGCGCGCAGTGCCACAACTTCACCGGTGAGGGTGGTGCGCTGACGAACGGCAAGTACGCGCCCAGCCTCGAAGGCGTGGACCCGAAGCACATGTACGAGGCCATGCAGACCGGCCCGCAGAGCATGCCGTCCTTCCCGGACACGACGTTGCCCGAGCAGGAGAAGCGGGACATCATCGCCTACGTCCAGACCGTGAACAGCGCCCAGTCGGAGAGCCCGGGTGGTCTCAAGCTGGGCGGCCTGGGGCCGGTCAGCGAGGGCTTGTTCGCCTGGATCTTCGGGCTCGGCGCACTGATCGCAGTTGCCATTTGGGTCGCGGCCCACACCGCTAAGGCCAAGAAGTCATGA
- the ctaE gene encoding aa3-type cytochrome oxidase subunit III: MSVVATATTVETGHAHPSVNRPNLTSVGTIIWLSSELMFFAALFAMYFTLRSVTGPDHWKEMASALNFPFSATNTTILVLSSLTCQLGVFAAERGDVKKLRAWFVITFVMGAIFIGGQVFEYTELVKKDGLSLSSDPYGSVFYLTTGFHGLHVTGGLIAFLFVLGRTYAAKRFTHEQATAAIVVSYYWHFVDVVWIGLFATIYMIK; encoded by the coding sequence ATGTCGGTCGTGGCGACAGCAACGACAGTAGAAACCGGGCACGCGCACCCGTCGGTCAATCGACCGAACCTCACCAGCGTCGGAACCATCATCTGGTTGAGTTCCGAGCTGATGTTCTTCGCGGCCCTCTTCGCGATGTACTTCACCCTGCGATCGGTGACGGGACCGGATCACTGGAAGGAAATGGCTTCGGCCCTGAACTTCCCGTTCTCCGCGACGAACACCACGATCCTGGTGCTCTCCTCACTCACCTGCCAGCTCGGCGTCTTCGCCGCGGAGCGGGGCGACGTGAAGAAGCTCCGCGCCTGGTTCGTGATCACTTTCGTGATGGGTGCGATCTTCATCGGAGGCCAGGTCTTCGAGTACACCGAGCTGGTGAAGAAGGACGGCCTCTCGCTGTCCTCGGACCCGTACGGCTCGGTGTTCTATCTGACGACCGGCTTCCACGGGCTGCACGTGACAGGCGGTCTCATCGCCTTCCTGTTCGTTCTCGGCAGGACGTACGCAGCCAAGAGGTTCACCCACGAACAGGCGACCGCAGCCATCGTCGTGTCCTATTACTGGCACTTCGTCGATGTCGTGTGGATCGGCCTCTTCGCCACGATCTACATGATCAAGTAA
- a CDS encoding L,D-transpeptidase, which translates to MNHTPRFRPVVSCTLLVVTLVAGVTACGGPNGHPLAAKPYDAADEISFNVPEGDEKADSDKPLEVGVDGDDGRITDVSAVDSTGRHLAGELDADGTRWHSTAPLAAGARYTVRVSMEDDDGAPGVRTLSFETAAVKAKKLLKVTFGPEAGTYGVGQPITAQLSVPVKDKASRAIVERALRVRATPAVTGSWYWVDDKILHYRPKEYWPAKATIDVTSGLTGIKVADALYGAPAKALKLTTGERVEALTDAAAHTMTVKRDGKVINTIPVTTGKPGFSTRNGVKVVLAKEGSVRMRGETIGISEDSSDGYDLMVHYATRVTWSGEYVHAAPWSVGSQGYENVSHGCTGMSTSMAEWFYNTVRPGDIVQVVGSQGEMMTPFDNGFGDWNLPWAEWQKGSALQKSAAPDRTDMFQAARLRPEV; encoded by the coding sequence ATGAACCACACGCCGCGCTTCCGCCCCGTAGTGAGCTGCACTCTGCTGGTCGTGACCCTGGTCGCTGGTGTGACCGCCTGTGGGGGGCCGAACGGCCACCCACTCGCGGCGAAACCATACGATGCGGCGGACGAGATCTCGTTCAACGTCCCCGAGGGCGACGAGAAGGCCGATTCCGACAAGCCGCTCGAAGTCGGTGTCGACGGCGACGACGGCCGGATCACGGACGTGTCGGCAGTGGACTCGACCGGACGCCACCTGGCGGGCGAGCTGGACGCCGACGGGACACGCTGGCACTCCACCGCCCCGCTCGCCGCAGGCGCCCGCTACACCGTCCGGGTCAGCATGGAGGACGACGACGGCGCCCCGGGCGTCCGTACGCTCTCCTTCGAGACCGCCGCCGTCAAGGCGAAGAAGCTCCTGAAGGTCACCTTCGGCCCCGAGGCGGGCACCTACGGCGTCGGGCAGCCCATCACGGCGCAACTCAGCGTCCCGGTCAAGGACAAGGCGTCCAGGGCCATCGTGGAGCGCGCCCTGCGGGTCCGCGCCACGCCCGCCGTGACCGGCTCCTGGTACTGGGTCGACGACAAGATCCTGCACTACCGCCCGAAGGAGTACTGGCCCGCCAAGGCCACCATCGACGTCACCAGCGGCCTGACGGGCATCAAGGTCGCCGACGCGCTCTACGGAGCCCCCGCGAAGGCGCTGAAGCTCACCACGGGCGAGCGCGTCGAGGCCCTCACCGACGCCGCCGCGCACACGATGACGGTCAAGCGCGACGGGAAAGTGATCAACACCATTCCGGTGACCACGGGCAAGCCCGGTTTCTCCACCCGAAACGGCGTCAAGGTCGTGCTGGCCAAGGAGGGCTCCGTACGTATGCGCGGTGAGACCATCGGCATCTCGGAGGACTCCTCCGACGGTTACGACCTGATGGTCCACTACGCGACCCGCGTCACCTGGAGCGGTGAGTACGTGCACGCCGCCCCCTGGTCCGTCGGTTCGCAGGGGTACGAGAACGTCAGCCACGGCTGTACGGGCATGAGCACCAGCATGGCCGAGTGGTTCTACAACACCGTGCGCCCGGGCGACATCGTCCAGGTCGTCGGCAGCCAGGGCGAGATGATGACGCCGTTCGACAACGGCTTCGGCGACTGGAACCTGCCCTGGGCCGAATGGCAGAAGGGCAGCGCCCTGCAGAAGAGCGCCGCCCCGGACCGCACGGACATGTTCCAGGCGGCGCGACTGCGGCCCGAGGTCTGA
- a CDS encoding cytochrome c oxidase subunit 4, which translates to MKIQGKMFLWLSVFILAMAITYGVWSKEPAGTTALVLGFGLSVMIGFYLAFTAKRVDAMAQDNKEADVADEAGEVGFFSPHSWQPLSLAFGGALAFLGIIFGWWLLYFSAPIILIGLFGWVFEYYRGENRTQ; encoded by the coding sequence GTGAAGATCCAGGGCAAGATGTTCCTCTGGCTGAGCGTCTTCATCCTCGCCATGGCCATCACGTACGGCGTGTGGTCGAAGGAGCCGGCCGGTACCACCGCGCTGGTCCTGGGCTTCGGCCTGAGCGTGATGATCGGCTTCTACCTGGCCTTCACGGCCAAGCGGGTCGACGCCATGGCCCAGGACAACAAGGAGGCCGATGTCGCGGACGAGGCCGGCGAGGTGGGGTTCTTCTCCCCGCACAGCTGGCAGCCGCTCTCGCTGGCCTTCGGCGGCGCCCTCGCCTTCCTGGGCATCATCTTCGGCTGGTGGCTGCTCTACTTCTCGGCCCCGATCATCCTGATCGGTCTGTTCGGCTGGGTCTTCGAGTACTACCGCGGTGAGAACCGCACCCAGTGA
- the ctaD gene encoding aa3-type cytochrome oxidase subunit I → MSILNEPQGAAAADDSYEDELPVRRKQPGNVVIKWLTTTDHKTIGTMYLVTSFAFFIIGGLMALFMRAELARPGTQIMSNEQFNQAFTMHGTIMLLMFATPLFAGFANWIMPLQIGAPDVAFPRLNMFAYWLYLFGSLIAVAGFLTPQGAADFGWFAYSPLSDAVRSPGVGADMWIMGLAFSGFGTILGSVNFITTIICMRAPGMTMFRMPIFVWNVLLTGVLVLLAFPVLAAALFALEADRKFGAHVFDAANGGALLWQHLFWFFGHPEVYIIALPFFGIISEVIPVFSRKPMFGYIGLISATIAIAGLSVTVWAHHMYVTGGVLLPFFSFMTFLIAVPTGVKFFNWIGTMWKGSLSFETPMLWAVGFLVTFTFGGLTGVILASPPMDFHVSDSYFVVAHFHYVIFGTVVFAMFAGFHFWWPKFTGKMLDERLGKITFWTLFVGFHGTFLVQHWLGAEGMPRRYADYLAADGFTALNTISTISSFLLGLSMLPFFYNVWKTAKYGKKVEVDDPWGYGRSLEWATSCPPPRHNFLTLPRIRSESPAFDLHHPEISALEQLEHQFADDKALAGGKEAGK, encoded by the coding sequence GTGAGCATCCTCAACGAACCTCAGGGTGCCGCGGCAGCAGACGACTCGTACGAGGACGAGCTGCCGGTCCGGCGGAAGCAGCCGGGAAACGTCGTCATCAAGTGGTTGACCACCACTGACCACAAGACGATCGGCACGATGTACCTGGTCACATCGTTCGCGTTCTTCATCATCGGCGGTCTGATGGCGCTCTTCATGCGCGCCGAGCTGGCCCGTCCCGGCACGCAGATCATGTCGAACGAGCAGTTCAACCAGGCGTTCACGATGCACGGCACGATCATGCTGCTGATGTTCGCGACGCCGCTGTTCGCCGGATTCGCGAACTGGATCATGCCGCTGCAGATCGGCGCGCCCGATGTGGCGTTCCCGCGGCTGAACATGTTCGCGTACTGGCTGTACCTCTTCGGCTCGCTGATCGCGGTGGCCGGCTTCCTCACCCCGCAGGGTGCGGCCGACTTCGGCTGGTTCGCCTACTCCCCGCTCTCGGACGCCGTCCGTTCGCCGGGTGTCGGCGCCGACATGTGGATCATGGGTCTGGCCTTCTCCGGCTTCGGCACGATCCTCGGTTCGGTCAACTTCATCACCACGATCATCTGCATGCGCGCCCCCGGCATGACGATGTTCCGCATGCCGATCTTCGTCTGGAACGTCCTGCTGACCGGTGTGCTGGTCCTGCTGGCCTTCCCGGTCCTCGCCGCCGCGCTCTTCGCGCTGGAGGCGGACCGCAAGTTCGGTGCGCATGTATTCGACGCGGCCAATGGCGGCGCATTGCTCTGGCAACACCTCTTCTGGTTCTTCGGCCATCCAGAGGTGTACATCATCGCCTTGCCGTTCTTCGGAATCATTTCCGAAGTGATCCCGGTGTTCAGCCGCAAGCCGATGTTCGGCTACATCGGTCTGATCAGCGCGACGATCGCCATCGCGGGCCTCTCGGTGACCGTGTGGGCGCACCACATGTACGTCACCGGCGGTGTGCTGCTGCCGTTCTTCTCGTTCATGACCTTCCTCATCGCGGTACCGACCGGTGTGAAGTTCTTCAACTGGATCGGCACGATGTGGAAGGGGTCGTTGTCCTTCGAGACACCGATGCTCTGGGCCGTCGGCTTCCTGGTCACCTTCACCTTCGGTGGCCTGACCGGCGTGATCCTGGCATCGCCCCCGATGGACTTCCACGTCTCGGACTCGTACTTCGTCGTCGCGCACTTCCACTACGTCATCTTCGGCACCGTGGTCTTCGCGATGTTCGCCGGATTCCACTTCTGGTGGCCGAAGTTCACCGGCAAGATGCTGGACGAGCGGCTCGGCAAGATCACGTTCTGGACGCTGTTCGTGGGCTTCCACGGCACGTTCCTGGTACAGCACTGGCTGGGTGCCGAGGGCATGCCCCGCCGCTACGCGGACTACCTCGCGGCGGACGGCTTCACCGCGCTGAACACGATCTCGACGATCTCCTCGTTCCTGCTCGGCCTGTCGATGCTGCCGTTCTTCTACAACGTGTGGAAGACCGCCAAGTACGGCAAGAAGGTCGAGGTCGACGACCCGTGGGGCTACGGCCGCTCGCTGGAGTGGGCGACCTCCTGCCCGCCGCCGCGGCACAACTTCCTCACCCTGCCGCGGATCCGTTCCGAATCCCCGGCGTTCGACCTGCATCACCCGGAGATCTCGGCGCTCGAGCAGCTGGAGCACCAGTTCGCGGATGACAAGGCCCTCGCCGGTGGCAAGGAGGCAGGCAAGTGA
- the ctaC gene encoding aa3-type cytochrome oxidase subunit II, with translation MSPNGSDRSSRRPMRRKLPQVLTAGLILATATGCTYKDFPRLGMPTPVTEEAPRILSLWQGSWAAALATGVLVWGLILWSVMFHRRSRTKVEVPTQTRYNMPIEALYTVVPLIIVSVLFYFTARDETKLLSLSPKPAHTINVVGYQWSWGFNYIENVDGSVATGNKIPKELDAIPDRYRDQFPKGAEGVYDFGIPGTENPQNGNPGPTLWLPKGEKVRFILTSRDVIHSFWVVPFLMKQDVIPGHANAFEVTPNQEGTFMGKCAELCGVDHSRMLFNVKVVSPERYQAHLKELAKKGQTGYVPAGIKQTDPARNAETNKL, from the coding sequence GTGAGTCCCAACGGCTCCGACCGCTCGTCGCGGCGCCCGATGCGGCGGAAGCTGCCGCAGGTGCTGACTGCGGGCCTGATCCTGGCGACCGCAACCGGTTGCACATACAAGGACTTCCCCCGCCTTGGTATGCCCACGCCGGTAACGGAAGAGGCACCAAGGATCCTTTCCCTCTGGCAGGGCTCGTGGGCGGCAGCGCTCGCCACGGGTGTGCTGGTCTGGGGCCTGATCCTGTGGAGCGTCATGTTCCACCGGCGCAGCCGCACCAAGGTCGAGGTTCCTACGCAGACCAGGTACAACATGCCCATCGAGGCGCTGTACACCGTGGTCCCCCTGATCATCGTCTCGGTGTTGTTCTACTTCACCGCGCGCGATGAGACGAAGCTCCTCTCGCTCTCCCCGAAGCCCGCCCACACCATCAACGTGGTCGGCTACCAGTGGAGCTGGGGCTTCAACTACATCGAGAACGTGGACGGCTCCGTTGCCACGGGCAACAAGATCCCCAAGGAACTCGATGCCATCCCGGACAGGTACCGGGATCAATTCCCCAAGGGAGCGGAAGGCGTCTACGACTTCGGCATCCCGGGAACCGAGAACCCGCAGAACGGCAACCCCGGGCCGACCCTGTGGCTGCCGAAGGGCGAGAAGGTCCGCTTCATTCTGACTTCGCGTGACGTCATCCACTCCTTCTGGGTGGTGCCGTTCCTCATGAAGCAGGACGTCATTCCGGGCCACGCCAACGCCTTCGAGGTGACTCCCAACCAGGAGGGCACCTTCATGGGCAAGTGCGCCGAACTCTGCGGCGTCGACCACTCCCGGATGCTCTTCAACGTCAAGGTCGTCTCCCCGGAGCGCTACCAGGCGCACCTCAAGGAGCTGGCGAAGAAGGGCCAGACGGGCTACGTGCCGGCCGGTATCAAGCAGACTGACCCGGCCAGGAATGCGGAGACGAACAAACTGTGA
- a CDS encoding cysteine desulfurase/sulfurtransferase TusA family protein, whose amino-acid sequence MPYFDAASSAPLHPVARQALLAALDEGWADPARLYREGRRARLLLDAAREAAAEAVGCRPDELTFTPSGTRSVHSGISGALAGRRRVGRHLVVSAVEHSSVLHSAAAHEAQGGSVSEVAVDRSGAVSAAAYADALREDTALACLQSANHEVGTEQPVAEVAEACRAAGVPLLVDAAQSLGWGPVPEGWSLLAASAHKWGGPSGVGLLAVRKGVRFAVQGPADERESGRAAGFENLPAIVAAAASLRAVRAQAAAESVRLRALVDRIRARVPQLVSDVEVVGDPVRRLPHLVTFSCLYVDGETLLHELDRAGFSVSSGSSCTSSTLTPSHVLKAMGVLSEGNVRVSLPAGTTDEEVDRFLDALPPVVAEVRERLGAPVPAPPVPAAAASLVVDALGKRCPIPVIELAKVIGEVPLGGTVTVLSDDEAARLDIPAWCAMREQEYVGEEPADRGSAYVVRRLT is encoded by the coding sequence GTGCCCTACTTCGATGCCGCTTCCTCCGCTCCCCTGCACCCCGTCGCCCGCCAGGCGCTGCTTGCCGCGCTGGACGAGGGGTGGGCCGACCCGGCCAGGCTCTACCGCGAGGGGCGGCGGGCCCGGCTGCTGCTGGACGCGGCCCGGGAGGCCGCCGCGGAGGCCGTCGGGTGCCGTCCGGACGAGCTCACATTCACTCCTTCGGGGACGCGGTCGGTGCACTCCGGAATTTCCGGCGCGCTCGCGGGGCGTCGGCGTGTCGGCCGCCACCTGGTCGTCTCCGCGGTCGAGCACTCGTCCGTGCTCCATTCGGCCGCCGCCCATGAGGCGCAGGGCGGATCGGTCTCCGAGGTCGCGGTGGACCGGTCGGGGGCGGTGAGTGCGGCGGCGTACGCGGACGCGCTGCGCGAGGACACGGCGCTGGCCTGTCTGCAGTCCGCCAATCACGAGGTCGGCACCGAGCAGCCGGTGGCCGAGGTGGCGGAGGCCTGCCGGGCGGCGGGGGTGCCGCTGCTGGTCGACGCCGCGCAGTCGCTGGGCTGGGGGCCGGTGCCGGAGGGCTGGTCGCTGCTGGCGGCCAGCGCGCACAAGTGGGGCGGGCCCTCGGGGGTCGGGCTGCTGGCGGTGCGCAAGGGGGTGCGGTTCGCGGTCCAAGGACCGGCCGACGAGCGGGAGTCGGGGCGGGCGGCCGGGTTCGAGAACCTTCCGGCGATCGTGGCCGCGGCGGCGTCGCTGCGGGCGGTGCGGGCACAGGCCGCGGCGGAGTCCGTACGGCTGCGGGCTCTGGTGGACCGGATCAGGGCCCGGGTGCCGCAGCTGGTGAGTGATGTGGAGGTGGTCGGTGATCCGGTGCGGCGGCTGCCGCATCTGGTGACCTTCTCCTGTCTCTATGTCGACGGGGAGACACTGCTCCATGAACTGGACCGGGCCGGGTTCTCCGTATCGTCCGGTTCGTCCTGCACCAGCAGCACGTTGACACCGAGCCATGTGCTCAAGGCGATGGGGGTGCTGTCGGAGGGGAACGTACGGGTGTCGCTGCCGGCCGGCACCACGGACGAGGAGGTCGACCGCTTCCTGGACGCGCTGCCTCCGGTGGTGGCGGAGGTACGGGAGAGGCTGGGGGCGCCCGTTCCGGCGCCGCCCGTCCCCGCAGCGGCCGCGTCCCTGGTGGTCGACGCCCTCGGGAAGCGTTGCCCGATCCCCGTGATCGAGCTCGCGAAGGTGATCGGGGAGGTGCCGCTGGGCGGGACGGTGACCGTGCTCTCCGACGACGAGGCGGCGCGGCTGGACATCCCGGCCTGGTGCGCGATGCGCGAGCAGGAGTACGTGGGCGAGGAGCCGGCGGACCGTGGCTCGGCCTATGTGGTCCGCCGGCTGACCTGA